Proteins co-encoded in one Streptomyces roseochromogenus subsp. oscitans DS 12.976 genomic window:
- a CDS encoding CocE/NonD family hydrolase, which produces MTRSGRIRAHLVRGCLAGAAAMTSIALCASIGTAPASAATPPARSAAAVTDGPSFRLVDIPMKDGVVLKADVLAPAAGTPGADSRGRYPVIVQPASWGQNDLEYVAQARKLAADGYVVVTYTVRGFWLSGGRVDVGGPTDVADISSVIDWTLAHTEADPQRVGMLGLSLGAGMSLLGAAFDPRIKAVAALSAWGDLVDSLYSGQTRHLQAAALLNALQAPTGRPGAEYARTLADLYANRDMKEVVNWARMRSPLTYMDRINAHGTAVLLANAWSDSIFNSSQITDFYQKLTGPKRLIMRPGDHATQELTGFLGMDNETWANAHDWFDQQLKGSGGTSGDHGAPVELHVRNGGGEEDYPSWQAVSAGTRSLPLGRADAFGTGALDGPADTGWRTSITGGIDSGADAGVTELSGALDQIAALPPIVEVPLLPRFAAAVWQSAPYPSVQRIRGAVTLHTTVTSSASEGTVFAYVYDVNTLGVGKLISHAPQSWSGHTPGQAFPLDVALFTTAYDVPAGHRLALVLDTKDPAYGGSTPLGSDVSFSSPQADPSRLVLPLR; this is translated from the coding sequence ATGACGCGGTCCGGCCGTATCCGTGCGCACCTGGTCCGGGGTTGCCTGGCGGGAGCGGCGGCGATGACCTCGATCGCCCTGTGCGCGAGCATCGGCACGGCCCCCGCCTCAGCCGCCACGCCTCCGGCGCGGTCGGCGGCCGCCGTTACCGACGGGCCGTCCTTTCGCCTGGTCGACATTCCCATGAAGGACGGTGTCGTCCTCAAGGCCGATGTCCTTGCGCCCGCGGCCGGAACGCCGGGCGCCGACTCGCGTGGACGCTATCCGGTGATCGTGCAGCCCGCCTCCTGGGGGCAGAACGACCTGGAGTATGTCGCTCAGGCCAGGAAGCTGGCTGCCGACGGCTATGTGGTGGTCACCTACACGGTGCGCGGATTCTGGCTCTCGGGTGGACGGGTCGACGTCGGCGGGCCCACAGACGTCGCCGACATCTCCTCCGTCATCGACTGGACCCTCGCCCACACCGAGGCCGACCCACAGCGCGTCGGCATGCTCGGCCTGTCACTGGGCGCGGGCATGTCCCTGCTGGGTGCCGCCTTCGATCCTCGGATCAAGGCGGTGGCCGCACTGAGCGCTTGGGGTGACCTGGTCGACTCCCTCTACAGCGGTCAGACCCGGCATCTGCAGGCGGCAGCACTGCTCAACGCCCTGCAGGCGCCAACCGGCCGTCCGGGCGCGGAGTACGCGCGGACCCTGGCCGACCTCTACGCCAACCGCGACATGAAGGAAGTCGTCAACTGGGCCAGAATGCGGTCTCCGTTGACCTACATGGATCGCATCAACGCCCACGGCACGGCGGTCTTGCTGGCCAACGCGTGGAGCGACAGCATCTTCAACTCCAGCCAGATCACGGACTTCTACCAGAAGCTGACCGGCCCCAAGCGCCTGATCATGCGCCCCGGAGACCACGCCACCCAGGAACTGACCGGATTCCTCGGTATGGACAACGAGACATGGGCGAACGCACATGACTGGTTCGACCAGCAACTGAAAGGCAGTGGCGGCACTTCGGGGGACCATGGCGCACCGGTGGAACTGCACGTCAGGAATGGCGGCGGTGAGGAGGATTATCCGAGCTGGCAGGCCGTAAGCGCGGGGACCCGGTCACTGCCGCTCGGTCGTGCGGACGCCTTCGGCACCGGTGCGCTCGATGGTCCGGCCGACACCGGATGGCGCACCTCGATCACCGGTGGCATCGATTCCGGTGCGGACGCCGGGGTCACCGAACTGTCCGGAGCGCTCGACCAGATCGCCGCGCTGCCGCCGATCGTCGAGGTTCCGCTGCTGCCGCGGTTCGCTGCCGCCGTCTGGCAGTCGGCGCCCTACCCCTCCGTCCAGCGCATCCGCGGTGCGGTCACGCTGCACACCACCGTCACCTCCTCCGCTTCGGAGGGCACCGTCTTCGCCTACGTCTACGACGTGAACACCCTCGGCGTGGGCAAACTCATCTCGCACGCACCACAGAGTTGGTCCGGCCACACTCCGGGGCAGGCCTTCCCGCTCGACGTCGCGCTCTTCACCACGGCCTACGACGTTCCGGCCGGCCACCGGCTGGCCCTCGTCCTCGACACCAAGGACCCCGCGTACGGCGGCAGCACCCCGCTCGGCAGCGACGTCTCGTTCAGCTCCCCGCAGGCCGACCCGTCCCGTCTGGTGCTGCCACTGCGTTGA
- a CDS encoding rhomboid-like protein, with translation MRAVKTLRRRLPGTAVYVTALLLTAWWLKGQPAAERARFMRHNSSNVHHMDVGKWWTLFTSGLVVDGVPALVGIAAVAGVLGCAEWRWGTLRACGVFVFGHLTATLLTEGALWLMHVAHLPGVPTRARDVGISYGLVTTGACLLTLADGRLRRYGLPLLAAALTAALLYDQELADAGHLTSLALGTLAARTGWLRTAPGPAHTKPVAPDPVGADASPSRHHPVRGDAIGADHRSTDHRRSLDLRAR, from the coding sequence ATGAGGGCTGTGAAGACGTTGAGGCGGCGGCTGCCGGGTACCGCCGTGTACGTGACGGCCCTGCTGTTGACCGCATGGTGGCTGAAGGGACAACCGGCGGCAGAGCGCGCCCGTTTCATGCGCCACAACAGCAGCAACGTCCATCACATGGATGTCGGCAAGTGGTGGACCCTGTTCACCAGCGGTCTGGTGGTCGACGGCGTCCCGGCCCTGGTAGGTATCGCCGCCGTGGCCGGGGTCCTGGGATGCGCCGAATGGCGCTGGGGCACGCTGCGCGCCTGCGGAGTGTTCGTCTTCGGCCACCTCACCGCGACCCTGCTCACCGAGGGCGCCCTGTGGCTGATGCACGTCGCCCATCTGCCGGGAGTTCCCACCCGAGCCCGTGACGTGGGCATCAGCTACGGCCTGGTGACGACCGGCGCCTGCCTGCTCACCCTCGCCGACGGCCGACTGCGCCGCTACGGGCTGCCTCTGCTCGCCGCGGCGCTGACGGCCGCGTTGCTGTACGACCAGGAACTCGCCGACGCCGGCCACCTCACCTCCCTCGCGCTCGGCACCCTCGCCGCCCGGACGGGGTGGCTGCGCACCGCGCCCGGCCCGGCGCACACGAAACCCGTCGCACCGGATCCAGTCGGCGCCGACGCATCGCCGAGCCGGCATCACCCTGTTCGAGGCGACGCCATCGGCGCCGACCACCGCTCCACCGACCACCGGCGCTCCCTCGACCTACGCGCCCGCTGA
- a CDS encoding YqjF family protein has protein sequence MQKPAPDGPADIRFPLLTQQWLDLTFIHWAVEPAVVAQLLPIGTVPDIHDGSTYVGLVAFRMHKVGWFRLPGVPYLGSFPETNVRLYSVDTQGRRGVVFRSMDASRLIPVVMGRIGFHLPYLWSRMAVRAVGDTVTYTSSRRWPGGRGASSRITVRPGERIDEPTELEHFLTARWGMHKPSADGAAYLPNHHPRWPLHRAELITCEENLLTAAGLPAPSTVPVSVLYSPGVPVRLGRLVRQSAPSRHRDGEVGPADHLQAEGRPRLGFHQLMV, from the coding sequence ATGCAGAAACCTGCCCCCGACGGTCCTGCCGACATACGCTTCCCGCTGCTCACCCAGCAGTGGCTGGATCTGACGTTCATCCACTGGGCCGTCGAACCGGCCGTGGTGGCACAGCTGTTGCCGATCGGGACCGTACCCGACATCCACGATGGAAGCACTTACGTCGGGCTGGTCGCCTTCCGTATGCACAAGGTCGGCTGGTTCCGGCTGCCCGGGGTGCCCTACCTCGGTTCGTTCCCGGAGACCAACGTCCGCCTGTATTCGGTGGACACGCAAGGCCGCCGCGGTGTTGTCTTCCGCTCGATGGACGCCTCGCGCCTGATCCCCGTGGTGATGGGACGCATCGGCTTCCACCTTCCCTACCTGTGGTCCCGTATGGCCGTGCGCGCCGTCGGCGACACCGTCACCTATACCAGCTCGCGCCGCTGGCCGGGCGGGCGTGGCGCGTCCAGTCGCATCACCGTACGCCCAGGTGAACGCATCGACGAACCCACAGAGTTGGAACACTTTCTCACCGCACGCTGGGGCATGCACAAGCCCTCCGCCGACGGGGCAGCGTACCTGCCCAACCACCACCCGCGTTGGCCCCTGCACCGCGCCGAGCTCATCACCTGTGAGGAGAACCTGCTCACCGCGGCCGGCCTGCCCGCGCCGAGCACCGTCCCGGTCAGCGTCCTGTACTCACCAGGTGTCCCGGTCCGCCTCGGCCGCCTCGTCCGCCAGTCGGCCCCCTCTCGGCATCGCGATGGCGAAGTGGGTCCGGCCGATCATTTACAGGCAGAAGGTCGCCCACGGCTGGGATTTCATCAACTGATGGTGTAG
- a CDS encoding RCC1 domain-containing protein: protein MSGGFVAAWGGYAFGQLGEGSTTASNIPVTVVTGLGNITIIAAHNGGNFSLAAA from the coding sequence GTGAGCGGGGGCTTCGTCGCCGCCTGGGGTGGCTACGCTTTCGGTCAGCTGGGCGAAGGCAGTACGACCGCCAGCAACATTCCCGTCACCGTGGTCACCGGTCTCGGCAACATCACCATCATCGCCGCCCACAACGGCGGGAATTTCAGCCTCGCGGCGGCCTGA
- a CDS encoding DUF2891 domain-containing protein yields the protein MPLTAYAARFARLALANITREYPHSPAHLMTSPDDDVRPSALHPAFHGAYDWHSSVHMHWLLVRLLRRHGATPAFPEAAPVIAVLDRHLTPENIAVEAACLLDRPSFERPYGWAWLVALAAECRAYGGAAGGRWAKALAPGVAAVDTLLAGWLPKATYPVRHGNHPNSAFALGLLLDTGELPAATTEAVRRRLLDWFADDHDAPTHWEPSGQDFLSPALTEADAMRRVLDGERFAAWLDRFLPALRSGAACPLLDVPVVSDHADPQIGHLLGLTLSRTAALRSIAAALPDGPVRARLADAAAAHLAAGLPAVEREDFTTDHWLATFAALALDTGSDPPRPSS from the coding sequence ATGCCCCTCACCGCGTACGCGGCCCGCTTCGCCCGGCTCGCCCTCGCCAACATCACCCGGGAGTACCCCCACTCCCCCGCCCACCTGATGACTTCACCGGACGACGACGTACGGCCGAGCGCCCTGCATCCGGCCTTCCACGGCGCCTACGACTGGCACTCCTCGGTCCATATGCACTGGCTGCTCGTCCGGCTGCTGCGCCGCCACGGTGCCACGCCCGCCTTCCCGGAGGCGGCGCCCGTCATCGCCGTACTCGACCGGCACCTCACGCCGGAGAACATCGCTGTCGAAGCCGCCTGTCTCCTCGACCGTCCCTCCTTCGAGCGGCCGTACGGCTGGGCCTGGCTGGTGGCGCTGGCCGCCGAATGCCGGGCGTACGGGGGCGCGGCGGGCGGGCGTTGGGCCAAGGCCCTGGCGCCGGGCGTCGCCGCCGTCGACACCCTGCTGGCCGGCTGGCTGCCGAAGGCCACGTATCCGGTGCGCCACGGCAACCATCCCAACAGCGCCTTCGCGCTGGGCCTGCTGCTCGACACGGGCGAGCTGCCGGCCGCCACCACCGAGGCGGTACGACGACGCCTGCTGGACTGGTTCGCCGACGACCACGACGCGCCCACGCACTGGGAACCGTCGGGCCAGGACTTCCTGTCCCCGGCGCTGACCGAGGCCGACGCGATGCGCCGGGTGCTCGACGGGGAACGGTTCGCAGCATGGCTCGACCGCTTCCTGCCCGCACTGCGCTCCGGCGCCGCCTGTCCGCTGCTGGACGTGCCGGTCGTCTCCGACCACGCCGACCCGCAGATCGGCCATCTGCTGGGTCTGACCCTCAGCCGGACCGCCGCGCTGCGCTCGATCGCCGCCGCGCTGCCGGACGGGCCGGTCCGTGCGCGGCTCGCGGATGCTGCCGCAGCCCACCTGGCGGCGGGTCTGCCCGCCGTAGAGCGCGAGGACTTCACGACTGACCACTGGCTGGCCACCTTCGCGGCACTGGCCCTCGACACCGGCTCCGACCCGCCCCGGCCGTCCAGTTGA
- the pcp gene encoding pyroglutamyl-peptidase I produces the protein MTHVLVTGFAPFGGETVNPSWQAASLVAAEPPAGLTVTAVELPCVFGKSIDALRDAVRETNPGLILCLGQSGGRPGVTVERVGINVDDARIPDNAGHQPVDQPVVPGGPAAYFSTLPVKACVAAVRAAGVPAAVSNTAGTFVCNHVAYGLGHLIATEFPHARGGFVHVPWAPQQVTDGTAPALEPTTVAHGLRALLIAAAHTPTGHDLKVTEGATH, from the coding sequence ATGACCCACGTGCTCGTCACCGGCTTCGCCCCCTTCGGCGGCGAGACGGTCAACCCGTCCTGGCAGGCCGCCTCCCTCGTGGCCGCCGAGCCGCCCGCCGGACTCACGGTCACCGCCGTCGAACTCCCCTGCGTCTTCGGCAAGTCCATCGACGCCCTCCGCGACGCCGTCCGCGAGACGAACCCGGGCCTGATCCTGTGTCTGGGCCAGTCGGGCGGCCGTCCCGGCGTCACCGTGGAACGCGTCGGCATCAACGTCGACGACGCCCGTATCCCCGACAACGCGGGCCACCAGCCCGTCGACCAGCCCGTGGTCCCGGGCGGCCCCGCCGCCTACTTCTCCACCCTGCCCGTGAAGGCCTGCGTCGCCGCCGTGCGCGCGGCCGGGGTGCCGGCCGCCGTCTCCAACACGGCGGGCACGTTCGTGTGCAACCACGTCGCGTACGGCCTCGGTCACCTCATCGCCACCGAATTCCCGCACGCCCGCGGCGGTTTCGTGCACGTACCCTGGGCGCCGCAACAGGTCACGGACGGCACCGCCCCGGCCCTGGAGCCCACCACGGTCGCCCACGGACTGCGCGCCCTGCTGATCGCCGCCGCCCACACTCCCACGGGGCACGACCTGAAGGTCACCGAGGGAGCCACCCACTGA
- a CDS encoding DUF979 domain-containing protein gives MIKVEWLYWLVGLVFVVMAVQMAADRSNPRRWTSAAFWGLLGLAFPYGTGVANATAKNGGWTLPAEPLGVAVLALIVLAGFNFLGKGAPVTSTTEEREASATRLGSKIFIPALTVPLVAIVCASVLDTSGLFETGKATLLGLGVGCLVALVVGMLVTGERKLSVPLHSGRSMLEAMGSALLLPQLLAVLGSIFALAGVGTQVGKIVHDVLPDNSKYLAVLAYCVGMFLFTVIMGNAFAAFPVMTAAIGWPVLIQQMHGNPPAVLAIGMLAGFSGTLCTPMAANFNIVPATLLELKDQYGPIKTQIPTALPLLVCSTVIMAVFAF, from the coding sequence GTGATCAAGGTCGAATGGCTCTACTGGCTGGTGGGTCTCGTCTTCGTCGTCATGGCTGTCCAGATGGCCGCCGACCGCAGCAATCCCAGGCGGTGGACGTCCGCCGCGTTCTGGGGCCTGCTCGGGCTCGCCTTCCCCTACGGCACCGGTGTCGCCAACGCCACGGCGAAGAACGGCGGTTGGACCCTGCCCGCCGAACCGCTCGGCGTCGCGGTCCTCGCCCTGATCGTGCTCGCCGGATTCAACTTCCTCGGCAAGGGCGCCCCGGTCACCAGCACCACCGAGGAACGCGAGGCCTCGGCGACCCGGCTCGGCAGCAAGATCTTCATCCCCGCCCTGACGGTCCCGCTCGTCGCCATCGTCTGCGCCTCCGTCCTCGACACGTCCGGCCTGTTCGAGACCGGCAAGGCCACCCTCCTCGGGCTCGGCGTCGGCTGCCTCGTCGCCCTCGTGGTCGGCATGCTCGTCACCGGCGAGCGGAAGCTGTCCGTGCCGCTGCACTCCGGGCGTTCCATGCTGGAGGCGATGGGCTCCGCGCTGCTGCTGCCCCAGCTCCTCGCCGTGCTCGGCTCGATCTTCGCACTGGCCGGGGTCGGCACCCAGGTCGGCAAGATCGTGCACGATGTGCTGCCGGACAACTCCAAATACCTCGCCGTCCTCGCGTACTGCGTCGGCATGTTCCTGTTCACCGTGATCATGGGCAACGCCTTCGCCGCGTTCCCCGTGATGACCGCGGCGATCGGCTGGCCCGTCCTCATCCAGCAGATGCACGGCAATCCGCCGGCCGTCCTCGCGATCGGCATGCTGGCCGGCTTCTCCGGAACGCTCTGCACCCCGATGGCCGCCAACTTCAACATCGTCCCGGCCACCCTGCTCGAACTGAAGGACCAGTACGGCCCAATCAAGACCCAGATCCCGACGGCGCTCCCGCTCCTGGTCTGCTCCACCGTGATCATGGCGGTGTTCGCGTTCTGA
- a CDS encoding DUF969 domain-containing protein translates to MIVLLGVVVVILGFVTRRNPVLVVGVAGVFTGLIGGMNPLEVLAAFGRSFADSRSVTVFAVVLPVIGLLERYGLREQARRLIGRLGGLSAGRFLTVYLLVRQVTAALGLTSIAGPAQTVRPLVAPMAEAAAERSTGAPLPERLREKVRSYAASADTVGVFFGEDCFIAIGSILLITGFVNSTYHQNLEPTQLALWAIPLAVCAFLIHGSRLLLLDRQLQREMALAAAEHDLPLPKGTKK, encoded by the coding sequence ATGATCGTTCTGCTCGGCGTGGTCGTGGTGATCCTCGGATTCGTCACGCGCCGCAATCCCGTCCTCGTGGTGGGCGTCGCCGGTGTCTTCACCGGACTGATCGGCGGGATGAACCCGCTGGAGGTCCTCGCGGCCTTCGGCCGGTCCTTCGCCGACAGCCGCTCGGTCACCGTCTTCGCCGTCGTCCTGCCCGTGATCGGCCTGCTGGAGCGCTACGGCCTGCGGGAACAGGCCCGCAGGCTCATCGGCCGGCTCGGCGGCCTCAGCGCCGGCCGGTTCCTCACCGTCTATCTGCTGGTCCGTCAGGTCACCGCGGCGCTCGGCCTCACCAGCATCGCCGGGCCGGCACAGACGGTACGGCCCCTCGTCGCCCCGATGGCCGAGGCCGCCGCCGAGCGCTCGACGGGCGCCCCGCTGCCCGAGCGCCTGCGCGAGAAGGTGCGCTCCTACGCGGCGTCGGCCGACACCGTGGGCGTGTTCTTCGGCGAGGACTGTTTCATCGCGATCGGCTCGATCCTTCTGATCACCGGCTTCGTCAACTCGACGTACCACCAGAACCTGGAGCCGACCCAGCTGGCCCTGTGGGCGATACCGCTCGCCGTCTGCGCCTTCCTCATCCACGGCTCCCGTCTGCTGCTCCTGGACCGGCAGTTGCAGCGGGAGATGGCGCTCGCCGCCGCCGAACACGACCTGCCGCTGCCGAAGGGAACCAAGAAGTGA
- a CDS encoding LamB/YcsF family protein: MIDLNADLGEGFGRWTLTDDDALLSAVTSANVACGFHAGDPSVMRRVCDLAAARGVRIGAQVSYRDLAGFGRRAMDVPADELAAETAYQIGALRVFAQAAGAEVAYVKPHGALYNRTVHDAEQAAAVVEGVELAGGALPVLGLPGSRLLAAAEEAGLTAVPEAFADRAYTPAGTLVPRREPGSVVTDEDAVVRRALAFAVDGAVEAGDGTTVPVAARSLCVHGDTPGAARIAVRVREALTAAGVEVGAFA; this comes from the coding sequence GTGATCGACCTCAACGCAGACCTGGGTGAGGGCTTCGGCCGCTGGACCCTCACCGACGACGACGCCCTGCTCTCGGCCGTGACCAGTGCCAATGTCGCCTGCGGCTTCCACGCGGGCGACCCCTCGGTGATGCGCCGCGTCTGCGACCTCGCCGCCGCACGCGGAGTCCGGATCGGCGCGCAGGTGTCCTACCGCGACCTGGCCGGCTTCGGCCGCCGCGCCATGGACGTACCGGCCGACGAACTGGCGGCCGAGACGGCCTACCAGATCGGGGCGTTGCGGGTCTTCGCGCAGGCCGCCGGCGCCGAGGTGGCCTATGTCAAGCCGCACGGCGCGCTCTACAACCGCACCGTGCACGACGCCGAGCAGGCCGCGGCCGTGGTGGAGGGCGTGGAACTGGCGGGCGGGGCGCTGCCGGTGCTCGGCCTGCCCGGCTCGCGGCTGCTCGCCGCCGCCGAGGAGGCGGGCCTCACCGCCGTGCCGGAAGCCTTCGCGGACCGCGCCTACACCCCCGCCGGCACCCTCGTGCCGCGCCGCGAGCCGGGCTCCGTGGTGACCGACGAGGACGCGGTGGTCCGGCGCGCGCTCGCGTTCGCGGTGGACGGCGCGGTCGAGGCCGGGGACGGTACGACCGTCCCGGTGGCCGCCCGCTCCCTGTGCGTGCACGGCGACACGCCGGGCGCCGCCCGGATCGCGGTGCGGGTGCGCGAGGCCCTTACGGCGGCCGGGGTCGAGGTCGGGGCATTCGCATGA
- a CDS encoding 5-oxoprolinase subunit B family protein, translating to MTPSRSVKVPTQSRSLEARPAGRHALLVELPDAERTGAFHAELLRRRAAGTLPQVEEIVPGARTVLLDGVAHPEELARRIADWDIPSRADDDGGAVEIPVRYDGPDLAQVAALWGVGVDEVAARHSADTYRVAFCGFAPGFGYLTGLPAELHVPRRDTPRTRVPAGAVALAGPYSAVYPRATPGGWQLIGTMPDPAPLWDLGREEPALLTPGTRVRFVAVTEDGTP from the coding sequence ATGACGCCGAGCCGGTCCGTGAAGGTGCCGACGCAGAGCCGGTCCCTGGAGGCGCGGCCCGCCGGGCGGCACGCGCTGCTCGTCGAACTGCCGGACGCCGAGCGCACCGGAGCCTTCCACGCCGAACTCCTGCGCCGGCGCGCCGCGGGAACCCTGCCGCAGGTCGAGGAGATCGTGCCGGGCGCGCGGACCGTGCTCCTCGACGGAGTCGCGCACCCGGAGGAACTCGCCCGCCGGATCGCCGACTGGGACATACCGTCCCGCGCCGACGACGACGGGGGAGCGGTGGAGATCCCCGTGCGCTACGACGGACCGGACCTGGCCCAGGTGGCCGCCCTGTGGGGCGTCGGCGTCGACGAGGTCGCCGCCCGGCACTCCGCGGACACCTACCGCGTCGCCTTCTGCGGCTTCGCCCCCGGCTTCGGCTACCTCACGGGCCTGCCCGCCGAACTGCACGTACCGCGCCGCGACACACCCCGCACCCGGGTCCCGGCCGGCGCGGTCGCACTCGCCGGCCCGTACAGCGCGGTGTACCCGCGCGCCACCCCGGGCGGCTGGCAGCTGATCGGCACCATGCCGGACCCGGCACCGCTGTGGGACCTCGGCCGGGAGGAACCGGCACTCCTGACGCCGGGCACGCGGGTGCGCTTCGTGGCGGTGACAGAGGACGGCACACCATGA
- a CDS encoding FUSC family protein, giving the protein MFVQNAARIALALTAARLVAGADTLPHGFWATPAALTLTRTTMDETWHTIRPALAGTLAGALVTAGALSLAGPHTAVYAVVLPVWMLFAFTVGPVKGVGWAQACSPCSWPWSSPSCPCRPGGWPG; this is encoded by the coding sequence GTGTTCGTCCAGAACGCGGCCCGCATCGCCCTGGCCCTGACCGCCGCCCGGCTCGTGGCAGGCGCGGACACGCTCCCCCACGGTTTCTGGGCCACGCCGGCGGCACTCACCCTCACCCGGACCACCATGGACGAGACCTGGCACACCATCCGGCCGGCACTCGCGGGCACCCTGGCCGGGGCCCTCGTCACCGCCGGGGCCCTGAGCCTGGCCGGGCCCCACACCGCCGTCTACGCCGTCGTGCTGCCGGTGTGGATGCTGTTCGCCTTCACGGTGGGGCCGGTCAAGGGCGTCGGCTGGGCGCAGGCCTGTTCACCGTGCTCATGGCCCTGGTCTTCGCCCAGCTGTCCGTGCCGACCTGGCGGCTGGCCGGGGTAA
- a CDS encoding alpha/beta hydrolase, producing MDLAADTPSETGPVATAWGAPPFDPELAAVLAELGDGGREPFTPENLADRQARDTAVRPRPTVRDLEADGRFAVAELRVPGPPGGPDVTLVSARPAGIAGPLPLLFYLHGGGMITGNAWSVLPRLLREWAGSLELAVVSVEYRLAPQARYPAAVEDCYAGLVWVAAHAAELAVDGDRIVVGGKSAGGGLAAALALLARDRGGPTPVGQLLLCPMLDDRNDTVSSHQLAGVDTWDRTSNATAWQALLGDRYGAADLPPYAAPARATDLSRLPPAYLEVGSAETLRDEGVAYAQAIWQAGGQAELHVWPGAFHGFDTVAPRAALSRDAREARTRWLRRVLTPSDARRGSAC from the coding sequence ATGGACCTCGCCGCTGACACGCCCTCCGAGACCGGCCCCGTCGCGACGGCTTGGGGCGCGCCGCCGTTCGACCCCGAACTGGCCGCTGTGCTGGCGGAGTTGGGGGACGGGGGCAGGGAGCCGTTCACCCCGGAGAACCTCGCCGACCGGCAGGCGCGGGACACGGCCGTCCGGCCCCGGCCGACGGTGCGGGATCTTGAGGCCGACGGCCGCTTCGCGGTGGCGGAGCTGCGGGTGCCGGGGCCGCCGGGCGGGCCGGACGTCACGCTCGTGAGCGCGCGTCCCGCCGGGATCGCGGGGCCGCTGCCCCTGTTGTTCTATCTGCACGGCGGCGGAATGATCACGGGCAATGCGTGGTCGGTCCTTCCGCGGCTGCTGCGGGAGTGGGCCGGCAGTCTGGAGTTGGCCGTGGTCTCCGTCGAGTACCGGCTGGCGCCCCAGGCTCGGTATCCCGCGGCGGTGGAGGACTGTTACGCCGGGCTCGTCTGGGTGGCCGCGCACGCGGCCGAGCTGGCCGTCGACGGCGACCGGATCGTCGTAGGGGGAAAGAGCGCCGGTGGTGGACTCGCCGCGGCGCTCGCCCTGCTCGCGCGTGACCGGGGCGGGCCCACTCCGGTCGGGCAACTGCTGCTGTGCCCGATGCTCGACGACCGCAACGACACGGTCTCCAGCCACCAGCTGGCCGGTGTCGACACCTGGGACCGAACGTCCAACGCCACCGCGTGGCAGGCGCTGCTGGGCGACCGGTACGGCGCGGCGGACCTGCCGCCCTACGCGGCTCCCGCCCGCGCCACGGATCTGTCCCGGCTGCCGCCGGCCTACCTGGAGGTCGGTTCGGCCGAGACCTTGCGGGACGAGGGCGTGGCCTACGCCCAGGCGATCTGGCAGGCCGGAGGCCAGGCCGAACTGCACGTCTGGCCCGGTGCCTTCCACGGCTTCGACACCGTCGCCCCACGGGCGGCGCTCAGCCGGGACGCTCGCGAGGCCCGTACCCGCTGGCTCCGGCGCGTCCTGACCCCCTCCGATGCGCGCCGCGGCTCTGCCTGTTGA
- a CDS encoding PD40 domain-containing protein, with amino-acid sequence MTTRTRTIAAAIAVAAAVTGTALLGASGAASAATGAAHGTLTVSNGTRDVLIGGHKVDFGVPVRDLAWSPNGAKAAFIDGSGNLDIANPDGSGRVVVAKNPGNQNWSHPTWQVTAKDTQNSIPAKDNLIFAARDNGVSRLKYVSAKAVHGTPRTLSLFGDPGPGGAIPQTGNVWPNAAGQYGTSVYANVDTGAVYIRDDYTRQQGGKLTKGSQPALSPNEEEVVFVRSVAGHDHVLVEDLMHGNHIKDLTPHATTDYTEPAWSPDGKTLAVRTPSGTVTLPSDGTGHPAKVTSTVGLAAYRP; translated from the coding sequence ATGACGACCCGTACCCGCACCATCGCGGCCGCCATCGCCGTGGCCGCAGCCGTCACCGGCACCGCGCTCCTGGGCGCCTCCGGCGCCGCCTCTGCCGCCACCGGCGCCGCGCACGGCACCCTGACCGTCAGCAACGGCACCAGGGACGTGCTCATCGGCGGCCACAAGGTTGACTTCGGAGTGCCGGTCCGCGACCTCGCCTGGTCCCCGAACGGCGCCAAGGCCGCCTTCATCGACGGGTCCGGGAACCTGGACATCGCCAACCCCGACGGCAGCGGGCGTGTGGTCGTCGCCAAGAACCCCGGAAACCAGAACTGGTCCCACCCCACCTGGCAGGTGACGGCGAAGGACACCCAGAACAGCATCCCCGCCAAGGACAACCTCATCTTCGCGGCCCGGGACAACGGTGTCTCCCGGCTGAAGTACGTCTCCGCCAAGGCGGTCCACGGCACGCCCAGGACGCTGTCCCTGTTCGGCGACCCCGGTCCGGGCGGGGCGATCCCGCAGACCGGCAACGTGTGGCCCAACGCGGCCGGACAGTACGGCACTTCGGTCTACGCCAACGTCGACACGGGCGCCGTCTACATCCGTGACGACTACACGCGCCAGCAGGGCGGCAAGCTCACCAAGGGCTCCCAGCCGGCCCTCTCCCCGAACGAGGAGGAAGTCGTCTTCGTGCGCTCGGTCGCCGGCCATGACCACGTGCTGGTCGAGGACTTGATGCACGGCAACCACATCAAGGACCTCACCCCGCACGCCACCACCGACTACACCGAGCCGGCCTGGTCCCCCGACGGCAAGACCCTCGCGGTGCGCACCCCGTCCGGCACGGTGACCCTGCCGTCCGACGGCACCGGCCACCCGGCCAAGGTCACCTCGACGGTCGGGCTGGCGGCGTACCGCCCCTGA